Proteins co-encoded in one Capsicum annuum cultivar UCD-10X-F1 chromosome 9, UCD10Xv1.1, whole genome shotgun sequence genomic window:
- the LOC107843019 gene encoding protein SLOW GREEN 1, chloroplastic produces the protein MTTLNPVGPKTKHFHNLSPPRTIYTKPISCLSFRPFYPSSFTIKAAAASSSSSSQNPKIPKPIIPKIPNQQPHNPFSFLKPTLIATITGTTLLFARFFVFPKPAISSPPVTTEADVLQHDSDTVSVSEEEKEREIEERLVRNPNDVEALRGLMEIKIKNKKMMEAISVIDRLIELEPNEVEWPLLKSHLYVNFGEVELAKVGFNEILKKDPLRVEAYHGLVMAAASLEDESIEDLEGIEKKLEEGMKLCKKENKKDDLRDFKLLKAQIRVIQGKYDEALKVYGELVKEEPRDFRPYLCQGIIYTLLRKNNEAEKCFEKYKRLVPQGHPYARYFDENMIATKVFAQRVENEKAGSKS, from the coding sequence ATGACAACCTTAAACCCTGTCGGCCCCAAAACAAAACACTTCCATAATCTTAGTCCTCCGCGTACAATTTACACTAAACCCATTTCTTGTCTTTCCTTTAgaccattttacccttcttcattcACCATCAAAGCTGctgctgcttcttcttcttcttcttcacaaaaccCTAAAATCCCAAAACCTATTATCCCTAAAATCCCTAATCAACAACCCCATAACCCATTTTCATTCTTGAAGCCAACACTCATTGCTACAATTACCGGAACTACCCTTTTGTTCGCAAGATTCTTCGTCTTCCCAAAACCCGCAATTTCATCTCCACCTGTAACTACGGAAGCTGATGTATTACAGCATGATTCTgatacagtttcagtttcagaggAGGAAAAGGAGAGGGAAATTGAAGAACGCTTGGTTAGGAATCCGAATGACGTGGAAGCGTTAAGGGGTTTAATGGAAATTAagataaagaataagaaaatgatGGAGGCTATTAGTGTTATTGATAGGTTGATTGAACTAGAACCTAATGAGGTAGAATGGCCTTTGTTGAAGTCACATTTGTATGTAAACTTTGGTGAGGTTGAATTAGCGAAAGTTGGGTTTAATGAGATATTGAAAAAAGATCCTTTACGTGTTGAGGCTTATCATGGATTGGTAATGGCAGCAGCTTCACTTGAGGATGAATCGATAGAGGATTTAGAGGGGATTGAGAAGAAGCTTGAGGAGGGGATGAAATTGTGTAAGAAAGAGAATAAGAAGGATGATTTGAGGGATTTTAAGCTGTTGAAAGCGCAAATTCGAGTGATCCAAGGGAAGTATGATGAGGCATTGAAGGTTTATGGGGAGCTGGTTAAAGAGGAGCCGAGGGATTTTAGGCCGTATTTGTGTCAAGGGATTATATATACGTTGTTGAGGAAGAATAATGAGGCGGAGAAGTGTTTTGAGAAGTATAAGAGGCTTGTACCACAAGGGCATCCGTATGCTAGGTATTTCGATGAGAATATGATTGCAACAAAGGTTTTTGCACAGAGGGTGGAGAACGAGAAAGCTGGCTCGAAAAGTTGA